Part of the Micromonospora inyonensis genome, CCTGATCTACGGTACGCCGGGGGAGCGGGCCGAGGACTTCGCCGCCTCGCTCGACCAGGTGGTCGCCGCCGGGGTGGACCACGTCAGCGCGTACGCCCTGATCGTGGAGGAGGGCACCCGGCTCGCCGCCCGGATGCGCCGGGGCGAGCTGGCGTACCCCTCCGACGACGTCGCGGCGGACCGCTACCTGGCTGCGGAGGCCGCCCTCGACGCGGCCGGTTTCTCCTGGTACGAGGTCTCCAACTGGGCCCGGACGCCGGACGCCCGGTGCCGCCACAACCTGCTCTACTGGACCGGCGGGGACTGGTGGGGCCTCGGTCCGGGGGCGCACAGCCACGTCGGCGGGGTGCGCTGGTGGAACGTCAAGCACCCGAGCGCGTACGCGGCGCGGCTCGCCGCAGGGGCGTCACCCGGCCACGCGCGGGAGATCCTCACCGCCGACGAGGCGCACATGGAGGACGTGATGCTCCGGCTCCGGCTCGCCTCCGGGCTGCCGCTGGCGGTGCTCGACGCCGCCGGTCGGGCCGGTGCCGAGCGGGCCCTCGCCGCCGGGCTGCTCACCGGGGCCGAGTACGCCGCCGGTCGGGCGGTACTCACCCTGCGGGGCCGGCTGCTCGCCGACGCCGTGGTCCGCGACCTGCTGCCCTGAGCGC contains:
- the hemW gene encoding radical SAM family heme chaperone HemW translates to MPGVLPEGESVPTDGSLPPTARRAVGARGFGVYVHVPFCASRCGYCDFNTYTAGELGGGASRETYADTVLAELRLAARVLGDTPPPRVDTVFVGGGTPTLLPADDLARILDGIDRAWGLAADAEVTTEANPESVTPESLKTLRAAGYTRISLGMQSAAPGVLAVLDRKHSAGRATAAAAEARDAGFDHVNLDLIYGTPGERAEDFAASLDQVVAAGVDHVSAYALIVEEGTRLAARMRRGELAYPSDDVAADRYLAAEAALDAAGFSWYEVSNWARTPDARCRHNLLYWTGGDWWGLGPGAHSHVGGVRWWNVKHPSAYAARLAAGASPGHAREILTADEAHMEDVMLRLRLASGLPLAVLDAAGRAGAERALAAGLLTGAEYAAGRAVLTLRGRLLADAVVRDLLP